The Dyadobacter sp. 676 DNA window GTAAGGCATATAATATTGCCGCGACTGCTTCATGGCGGCAGCGGCAATGCGGTTCAGCCTCGCCAGGTTTACTACGCGGTTCAGGGTTTCAGGGTTGGTGTGCTCGGTCACCACGAAATCGATGCGTTCCACACCTATTTCGGTCATTTTCTCCACCATCCATTCGTTCCGCTCGGCCTTGCGTGTAGGCGCTATCGCCATATTGACGGCAAATCCTCTCCGTCCCATCATTTTAGATTCGATCACCTCGTAACCTACTTTTCGACCCTGAACATTGAGCCTGCATTTTTGCACCAGCCCTTTGCCGTCGGTGACGTAAATCATGTCGCCGGAACCCAGCCTCAGAACCTTCGAACTATGCTTTGCCTCCTCTTCGTCGAGCTCAAAAACGTGTGGGTCAGGTTGATAAAACAAATGCATTTTTCCAATATTGTAATAATGTAAAGCAATCCCTCGCGGGCATTCGAAAATATATAAAATTCCCGGAACCGCACAAAATTGGCCATCCCCGCAGAATTCTATAAGCGCCCGTTCACCGGCACTCCGGTTTCTTGCACATTCCTGATATTTTTTAGTTTCATAGGTATATTTTTACACCTGTTTCGACCATTTTAACAAAAATATCGATCCAACCCGCCATTTTTGAAACCAGCCTGATTTATTAGAATAGTACATTTTTTACTGACAATACTACCACGAACGCAATAATATTTTGCGGAAGGTTAATTTTTCCTAACATTTATTTTTTGTAAATACATTTTTGCATTAATATTGTGCCGTTATAATTATTCGTCACCACTTTATCTAGTACTATTATGTCAAAGTCCAAGCTGGAATATATTTGGTTGGATGGCTACAAGCCGACCCAAAGTTTACGCAGCAAAACCAAAATTGAAAACAATTTTAGTGGAAAACTGGAAGATTGCGCAATGTGGTCGTTTGATGGCTCATCTACCGAGCAGGCTCCCGGCGGTTCTTCCGACTGTTTGCTGAAACCTGTTTACATTATTCCTGATCCGCAGCGTAAAAATGGCTACCTGGTAATGTGCGAGGTATTGAACGCTGACGGAACCCCTCACGAATCAAACGGTCGTGCTACTATCGAAGACGACGATAACGACTTCTGGTTCGGATTTGAACAAGAATATTTCCTTTGGGACAATGAAACCAACAAACCACTGGGCTTCCCTGCAAACGGGTACCCAGCTCCGCAAGGACCATATTATTGCTCGGTAGGCGCGAAAAATGCTTTCGGTCGGGAGATCATCGAAGAGCACCTCGACGCTTGCCTCGATGCAGGCCTGAACGTTGAAGGTATCAACGCCGAGGTTGCAGCAGGACAGTGGGAATTCCAGATCTTCGCAAAAGGCGCGAAAGAAGCTGGCGACCAAATCTGGCTTGGCCGTTACCTCCTGGAAAGAATCGGCGAGAAATACGGCGTTTCCATCAACTGGCACTGCAAGCCGCTTGGCGCGCTCGACTGGAACGGCTCAGGTATGCACGCCAACTTCTCGAACTCTACTTTGAGAACTGCCGGAAGCAAAGAAACTTTCGATAAAATCTGCGAAGCATTCCGTCCTGTGGTGAAAGAGCACATCGAAGTTTACGGTGCCGACAACCACCTCCGTCTGACCGGAAAGCACGAAACTGCTTCTATCCACGATTTCAGCTACGGCGTTTCCGACCGCGGTGCTTCTATCCGTATCCCTGTTGTAGTTCCTGCAAAAGGATGGAGCGGATACCTCGAAGATCGTCGTCCGAACTCGGCTGCCGATCCTTACAAAGTGGCAGCTCGTATCATCAAGACTGTTAAATCTGCTATCTGATCCGCAGAACGATATATTTTGCAAAACGACCACCCCGAAAAGGTGGTCGTTTTTGTTGTCACGCCGAGCGAGCGACGGCGGCCGTTCGCACAGCGTGACAGTTAACTGAAAGTTTGCTCTATATGAAACAATCTCCCGTATTGTTTGCTATGATCAATCTTCGTCCTCGCTGCCGGTAAACGAGTACAATGTAGGATCGAGCTGGACATTGCCAGATGTATAGGCTTTTACAAAATCGCTGATCACCTTGTCGTTGATCTCCGTTTTATTCAGGCCTACTTCCAAACCGATGCCGTATTCGAACTGATCGTCGATCTCGATATGTTCGCGAACGGTAATTTCCTCGCCATCCTCGATTTCCTCGATGAATTCGGTCAGCAGCAGTTCGGCTTCGTCTTCCTGCTCCTCGCTGATCTTGTAGTTTGCCGGGCGCTCGTCCGGCGACAAATAGCCCGGAATCTCCTTTTTCAAACGGTCCAGCGCTTCATCGTACACGAGCGTCGAATGATGCAGGCGCAATGTGTAAATCAATGCGTCGTAGATCACTTCCTGATTTTTGTAAGTGCCCACAAACTGCACATGCGCGTGCTCGTTGTTGTCGTCGTCTTCCTCGAACTCGTCCTCTACATAAATAAAGTTCGAGTTTTCGGCCTTGCATTCCGCCTTCAACTGCGCGATTTCTTCTGGATCAAATCCGGGATTCATGTTATTCGTTGTTTGTTTCAATTGCAAAACTACTCCAAAAATAGCATTTCACGGTACTTCGCCAGCGGCCAATCCTCGTCGTCGATCAGCAATTCCAGCTTGTCGACGTGGTAGCGGATCTCGTCGAAATAGCCTTTCACCTCCGAGCCATAACATTTCGCGCGCTCGAAGAGGTCTTCCAGATTGTTCGCTTTCTTACGGCTTTCGGTCATTTCGTGCACCAGCTTCTTGATCACCACCACGTGCGATGAAATGTCGCGGATGATTTCCTTGATCGGCCCGGCCTCTTCGAGCATCTCGAGGTCGGTCAGCGAGCGCGCGGTTTGTGCGAGTTTGAACTGGTATTTCACAACCGTCGATACAATATGGTTCAATGCCAGGTCGCCTATCACGCGCGATTCGATCTGCAATTTCTTCACATAATTTTCGAGCTCGATCTCGTAGCGCGCATGCAGCTCGCGTGCGCTCAGCACGCCTGTTCTTTCGAACACGGCAATGGTTTTGTCCGTTTTGTAGGCATACAATGCGTCGTAAGTTTCGCGGATATTGCTCAGGCCGCGTCTGGCGGCTTCCTCGATCCATTCTTCCGAGTAGCCGTTTCCTTCGAAAAGAATATTTTTGGATTCCAGGAAATAGCGTTTCAGTATCTCCACGGTCGCCACTTTCTTCTCTTCACCGGCTGCCAGGCGCTCGTCCATTTCTCGTTTGAAGTCGAGCAACTGGTTCGCTACGATCGTATTGAGAATGATCATCGGCGAAGCGCTGTTCTGCGAGCTTCCGACCGCGCGATACTCGAATTTGTTTCCTGTAAAACAGAACGGCGACGTGCGATTGCGGTCGGTATTGTCCCGTTGAAGGTTGGGAATGCGGGTAATACCCAGCTTATAATAGAAATTCTCCCCTTTTTCGAGCGTAATTTCCCCTTTATTGACCAGCTCTTCGAGCATCGACGTCAGGTCGCCGCCAAGAAATACCGACACGATGGACGGCGGCGCCTCGTTGGCACCCAGGCGGTGCTCGTTGCCAGCCGACGAAATGGATGCCCGCAACAAGTCGGCATGATCGTGCACGGCTTTGACGACGTTCATCAGGAAAGTCAGAAAGCGCAGGTTTTCCTTGGGTTTCGAGGTCGGTGCGAGCAGGTTAATACCGGTGTCTGTCGACAGCGACCAGTTGTTGTGTTTGCCGCTCCCGTTAATGCCGGCAAATGGTTTTTCATGAAACAGCACCTGAAAATTATGGCGGTCGCCTACTTTTTGCATCAAATCCATCAGCAATGCATTGTGATCGATGGCAAGGTTAACCTCCTCAAAAGTCGGCGCGCATTCGAACTGCCCCGGGGCTACCTCGTTATGTCGCGTTCTCACCGGGATACCCAGTTTCAATGCTTCGAACTCGAAATCCACCATAAATGCATTCACGCGCGGCGAAATGGAACCGAAGTAATGATCGTCTAGCTGCTGGCCCCGGGCGGGGTTATGGCCAAAAACAGTCCGGCCCGACATCAGTAAATCGGGGCGGGCGTAGTATAATGCCTTGTCAACCAGAAAATATTCCTGCTCGATACCCAATGTAGGCGTTACTTTCGAAACGTCGCGGTTGAAAAACTGGCAAACGCCAGTAGCCGCCTTGTCCAGCATCACCAGCGACCGCAGGAGCGGCGCTTTGTAATCGAGCGCTTCCCCGTTATAGGAAATGAATACCGAAGGAATGCATAATGTCTTTCCGCCCGCGCCATTATCCATCAGAAATGCCGGCGAGCTCGGGTCCCAGCCGGTATAACCCCGCGCCTCGAATGTCGCGCGCAGGCCACCGCTCGGGAAGGACGACGCGTCGGGTTCCTGCTGTACCAGCGCACTGCCTTTGAATTTCTCGACTGCCTTGCCGTCGATGGTGAGGTCGAAGAACGAGTCGTGTTTTTCGGCCGTCGTTCCGGTTAATGGCTGAAACCAGTGGGTATAGTGCGTAGCGCCTTTGGAAATGGCCCACGATTTCATCGCGGCGGCTACCTCTTCGGCCACCTCGCGGTCTATCGTCGAACCGGAGCGGATCGCGTTGGAGATTTTGGTATAGGCCTCTGCCGAAAGCAGGGTCTTCATCACATCATCACTGAATGTATTGCTACCGTAAAGGTCGGCTACTTTTTCTGTGGGAGGGGTCAAAACAGGCAAGACGCGACCTTGCGCGATCTCAAAAGCTTTGGAACGAAACGTCATGTATTTATTGATTTATATTAATTCTCCCCAAAATTATCTATTTACCGATATGAACAATAATTCGCTTATACATTTTCATAATAGGTGTCCAACGGTTGCCACAGGTTAGCGCATTTTTAAGAACTTTGCAAATTGTTTACAGACACCAATGCGTAAAAGACTTGAATTTATTGCCTTGTACGGGCTGGCCTGGGTCGTAATTTTCCAGTTTTTCCGGGTTAT harbors:
- a CDS encoding glutamine synthetase beta-grasp domain-containing protein, encoding MSKSKLEYIWLDGYKPTQSLRSKTKIENNFSGKLEDCAMWSFDGSSTEQAPGGSSDCLLKPVYIIPDPQRKNGYLVMCEVLNADGTPHESNGRATIEDDDNDFWFGFEQEYFLWDNETNKPLGFPANGYPAPQGPYYCSVGAKNAFGREIIEEHLDACLDAGLNVEGINAEVAAGQWEFQIFAKGAKEAGDQIWLGRYLLERIGEKYGVSINWHCKPLGALDWNGSGMHANFSNSTLRTAGSKETFDKICEAFRPVVKEHIEVYGADNHLRLTGKHETASIHDFSYGVSDRGASIRIPVVVPAKGWSGYLEDRRPNSAADPYKVAARIIKTVKSAI
- a CDS encoding glutamine synthetase III, which encodes MTFRSKAFEIAQGRVLPVLTPPTEKVADLYGSNTFSDDVMKTLLSAEAYTKISNAIRSGSTIDREVAEEVAAAMKSWAISKGATHYTHWFQPLTGTTAEKHDSFFDLTIDGKAVEKFKGSALVQQEPDASSFPSGGLRATFEARGYTGWDPSSPAFLMDNGAGGKTLCIPSVFISYNGEALDYKAPLLRSLVMLDKAATGVCQFFNRDVSKVTPTLGIEQEYFLVDKALYYARPDLLMSGRTVFGHNPARGQQLDDHYFGSISPRVNAFMVDFEFEALKLGIPVRTRHNEVAPGQFECAPTFEEVNLAIDHNALLMDLMQKVGDRHNFQVLFHEKPFAGINGSGKHNNWSLSTDTGINLLAPTSKPKENLRFLTFLMNVVKAVHDHADLLRASISSAGNEHRLGANEAPPSIVSVFLGGDLTSMLEELVNKGEITLEKGENFYYKLGITRIPNLQRDNTDRNRTSPFCFTGNKFEYRAVGSSQNSASPMIILNTIVANQLLDFKREMDERLAAGEEKKVATVEILKRYFLESKNILFEGNGYSEEWIEEAARRGLSNIRETYDALYAYKTDKTIAVFERTGVLSARELHARYEIELENYVKKLQIESRVIGDLALNHIVSTVVKYQFKLAQTARSLTDLEMLEEAGPIKEIIRDISSHVVVIKKLVHEMTESRKKANNLEDLFERAKCYGSEVKGYFDEIRYHVDKLELLIDDEDWPLAKYREMLFLE